The following coding sequences are from one Armatimonadota bacterium window:
- a CDS encoding class I SAM-dependent methyltransferase, with protein sequence MPVHRWTLRRRLLDDHLKQAAPLVQGIVLDVGGERVGYRGRFRPPRGVRWVYANLDLTTRPDIVCDAHALGIRDEAVDAVVCVEVLEHVANPRAVLAEIHRVLRPRGTLLLATPFLYRLHGDPYDYQRVTDHWLYEVLGQLGFRVVHLARQGAFFTVVADMVHQAVTGAAHRWIRALFTPPLLAIQVLCPWLDRRLRAHASPLLSSFTTGFFVVAIRDKGKRDT encoded by the coding sequence GTGCCCGTACATCGTTGGACGCTGCGCCGGCGCCTGCTGGACGATCACCTCAAGCAAGCGGCTCCGTTGGTGCAGGGGATTGTATTGGACGTAGGGGGAGAACGGGTAGGCTATCGCGGGCGGTTTCGGCCGCCGCGCGGTGTGCGCTGGGTCTACGCAAACCTCGACCTCACCACCCGGCCTGACATAGTCTGCGACGCGCACGCTCTGGGCATCCGAGATGAGGCGGTTGACGCCGTCGTCTGCGTGGAGGTCTTGGAACACGTGGCGAACCCTCGGGCCGTTTTGGCGGAGATCCACCGGGTGCTTCGCCCCCGGGGCACGCTCCTGCTGGCGACGCCTTTCCTCTACCGACTGCACGGCGATCCCTACGACTACCAGCGGGTGACCGATCACTGGCTCTACGAGGTTCTGGGACAACTGGGGTTCCGCGTGGTACACCTTGCCCGGCAGGGTGCGTTCTTTACCGTAGTGGCCGACATGGTGCATCAGGCTGTGACGGGAGCGGCCCACCGGTGGATCCGGGCTCTCTTCACGCCGCCGTTGCTTGCCATTCAGGTCCTCTGCCCATGGCTTGATCGTCGGCTGCGCGCGCACGCCTCTCCGCTGCTCAGCAGCTTTACGACGGGCTTCTTCGTGGTTGCGATACGGGACAAAGGCAAACGTGACACCTGA
- a CDS encoding glycosyltransferase, with amino-acid sequence MIPARIDVVMAVRNGGRYLQEAVDSMLGQSYPHIQLIVVDDGSTDATPQILAEAAARDPRVKVIRRLQSGLSRSLNAGIQSGQAPYVARMDADDISLPDRLAVQVAFLERNPDVALLGTACYDLDYSGRIRSRLEMPQTDAAIRRALIRYNPFFHSTVMMRRAALERVGLYREDLTGAEDYDLWFRFALYYRLANLSYPLVCRRSEREGSVSVTREQRQIWEAIGIRWQAVRRGMYPFWASVFLVRPALMLLMPAWLRRALRLRARASGLVVRR; translated from the coding sequence ATGATACCCGCACGGATCGATGTCGTCATGGCGGTTCGGAACGGGGGCCGCTACCTCCAGGAGGCGGTCGATAGCATGCTGGGCCAGAGTTACCCGCACATCCAGCTGATCGTTGTGGATGATGGCTCGACCGACGCGACCCCCCAGATCCTGGCTGAAGCGGCCGCCCGCGACCCTAGGGTGAAGGTGATCCGCAGGCTCCAGAGCGGCCTGAGCCGATCGTTGAACGCAGGCATTCAGAGCGGGCAGGCGCCCTACGTGGCACGGATGGATGCGGACGACATTTCCCTTCCTGACCGCCTCGCGGTTCAGGTGGCCTTTCTGGAGCGCAATCCCGATGTGGCCCTGCTCGGTACTGCCTGCTACGATCTGGACTACTCTGGCCGCATCCGGTCGCGGCTGGAAATGCCACAGACCGATGCAGCCATCCGGCGCGCCCTGATTCGGTACAATCCGTTCTTCCACTCCACGGTGATGATGCGCCGGGCGGCTCTCGAGCGCGTCGGCCTCTACCGAGAGGACCTCACCGGCGCAGAGGACTACGATCTCTGGTTTCGGTTCGCCCTCTACTACAGGCTCGCTAACCTTTCCTACCCCTTGGTGTGTCGCCGGAGTGAGCGCGAAGGGAGCGTCTCCGTCACGAGGGAGCAGAGACAGATCTGGGAAGCGATTGGTATCCGCTGGCAAGCGGTCCGGCGGGGGATGTATCCGTTCTGGGCGTCGGTGTTCCTCGTACGGCCTGCGCTCATGCTGCTTATGCCCGCGTGGCTGCGCCGGGCCTTGCGTCTCCGTGCACGGGCATCAGGCCTGGTGGTGCGTCGGTGA
- a CDS encoding oligosaccharide flippase family protein — protein MRETRSPALSSPLVADQSLGARVGQIVRDGLVLSAARASTAAATFIIAWIFARLGTAEVFGQYQYIRAILGALAVVTFPGMNVAIAQAAARGHLGTLLPATRQRFRAALAGSLLLVALAVVFFVRGQRGVAGSLLVAAPLFPVASVSDAYLGQLSGQMAFQVLSIAQMTAALGPTVPVALVLLAGLPLPWIVVAALLGAILPHVAFFLATVRRIPATARSDDSSLVYGRRVSGVYAIGILHAHAASLVVGTLLDHVNLAVFAVASVWGELLKQGMALVNAQLFPRLAAAAPRDALRLFRRTTAAGLGIVAAVGGGVILAVPVVMGYLFPPMYRESVPYAQILVAGMIVAFVGNQVNTYFSARARAFPQYALGLSNFLVEVVFLVVLVPSYGLLGAVLARTIGRVWHSIYGWWLVRREGK, from the coding sequence ATGAGGGAGACCCGGTCCCCGGCTTTGTCCTCCCCCCTGGTGGCGGACCAGTCCCTTGGCGCCCGAGTGGGCCAGATTGTCCGCGACGGACTGGTCCTCTCAGCTGCGAGGGCGAGCACCGCGGCCGCAACATTCATCATAGCCTGGATCTTCGCGCGTCTGGGTACTGCTGAGGTGTTTGGCCAGTACCAGTACATCCGTGCTATCTTGGGAGCGCTGGCAGTGGTGACGTTCCCCGGCATGAATGTGGCCATCGCGCAGGCAGCAGCGCGTGGCCACCTGGGTACCCTCCTGCCTGCTACCCGCCAGCGTTTCAGGGCCGCCCTTGCTGGATCATTGCTTCTGGTAGCCTTAGCGGTAGTCTTCTTCGTCCGGGGGCAGAGAGGGGTGGCTGGTTCCCTACTTGTCGCTGCACCGTTATTCCCAGTTGCCTCCGTATCGGATGCCTACCTCGGGCAGCTGAGCGGCCAAATGGCCTTTCAAGTTCTCAGTATAGCCCAGATGACCGCAGCGCTGGGGCCTACCGTACCTGTCGCCCTAGTCCTCCTGGCCGGACTGCCGTTGCCGTGGATCGTGGTCGCCGCCCTACTGGGAGCGATCCTTCCTCACGTCGCGTTCTTTCTGGCGACCGTTCGGCGGATCCCTGCCACCGCCCGGAGCGATGATAGCAGCCTCGTCTACGGACGCCGGGTATCGGGCGTGTACGCGATTGGGATCCTCCATGCACATGCGGCGAGTCTCGTGGTAGGGACCCTTCTCGACCACGTGAACCTGGCCGTGTTCGCGGTGGCCTCAGTCTGGGGAGAACTCCTCAAGCAGGGGATGGCGCTAGTCAACGCTCAACTATTCCCTCGGCTCGCCGCGGCCGCCCCACGCGACGCGCTACGCTTGTTCAGACGGACTACCGCTGCCGGGCTCGGTATCGTCGCTGCCGTCGGAGGGGGTGTCATCCTGGCCGTCCCCGTGGTGATGGGGTACCTCTTTCCGCCGATGTACCGGGAGAGCGTGCCCTACGCACAGATTCTCGTGGCGGGAATGATTGTGGCGTTCGTGGGGAATCAAGTGAATACCTACTTCTCCGCGCGAGCGCGAGCGTTTCCGCAGTACGCCTTGGGGCTGTCCAACTTCCTGGTGGAGGTCGTGTTTCTGGTTGTGCTCGTTCCCTCGTATGGCCTCCTGGGTGCTGTGCTGGCCCGGACGATCGGGCGCGTGTGGCACTCGATCTACGGATGGTGGTTGGTCAGGCGGGAGGGAAAGTAG
- a CDS encoding glycosyltransferase family 4 protein, with protein sequence MKDLRLLLAVTLGEWGGAQRYVEQIALAARNVFKVTVVCGRGGALPARLAVHGISAIKLPDLGRFPSPWGDTRALVQLVRILRQGRFNLLHANSTKAGLMVRAAAALVARDTPVVFTAHGWAFTEGRPDPIRKVLAYLERWAAARTSAIICVSEYDRALAARLAVADLSRMRVIYNGVDPSSFDRLPRKSPHNGRLLIVMVGRLRAPKDPFTLVEAVRLVPGAELVIVGGGPMRRRVEALARRKGLGERVRVLGFREDVTRLLADADVFALPTYWEGMPLAVIEAMMAGLPVIASRVGGIPEAVQDGVTGLLVPPRRADLLAQALETLRDPELRSRMGEEARRVARERFTVSRMTQETLAVYEELLGMVPHVPARGIRRH encoded by the coding sequence GTGAAGGATCTGCGGCTCCTGCTGGCGGTTACCCTCGGAGAGTGGGGTGGCGCGCAGAGGTACGTCGAGCAGATCGCCCTGGCTGCCCGCAACGTCTTTAAGGTGACGGTTGTCTGTGGCCGGGGCGGCGCCCTGCCGGCACGCTTGGCAGTGCACGGCATCTCCGCGATAAAACTGCCTGACCTTGGGCGGTTTCCCAGTCCGTGGGGGGATACTCGGGCGCTGGTCCAGTTGGTGCGCATCCTCCGCCAAGGCAGATTCAACCTTCTGCATGCAAACAGCACCAAGGCCGGCCTCATGGTCCGGGCAGCGGCGGCGCTGGTCGCCCGGGACACCCCCGTGGTCTTCACCGCTCACGGGTGGGCCTTTACAGAGGGGCGCCCGGATCCAATCCGGAAGGTCCTGGCGTATCTCGAGCGATGGGCGGCCGCCCGGACCTCTGCCATCATCTGCGTCTCCGAGTACGACCGTGCGCTGGCGGCCCGTCTGGCCGTTGCCGACCTGAGCCGCATGAGGGTCATCTATAACGGCGTCGATCCCTCCTCCTTTGACCGGTTACCGCGCAAGTCACCTCACAACGGTCGCTTGCTCATCGTTATGGTGGGTCGCCTGCGCGCACCGAAAGATCCATTTACTCTTGTGGAGGCTGTGCGGTTGGTCCCGGGGGCGGAACTGGTTATTGTCGGCGGCGGTCCCATGCGCAGGCGGGTGGAAGCACTGGCGCGTCGCAAGGGTCTCGGGGAGCGGGTGAGAGTGTTGGGCTTCCGTGAGGATGTTACCCGGCTCCTGGCAGATGCGGACGTGTTCGCTCTCCCCACCTACTGGGAGGGGATGCCGCTGGCTGTGATCGAGGCGATGATGGCCGGCCTGCCGGTTATCGCTAGCCGTGTCGGCGGAATCCCCGAGGCTGTGCAGGACGGCGTCACAGGTCTCCTGGTTCCGCCCCGCCGGGCCGACCTTCTCGCTCAAGCGCTGGAAACTCTTCGAGACCCGGAGCTCCGTAGTCGGATGGGGGAAGAAGCGCGTCGCGTCGCGAGGGAGCGATTCACCGTCTCCCGGATGACGCAGGAGACCCTGGCGGTGTACGAAGAGTTATTAGGGATGGTTCCCCACGTCCCCGCGCGCGGTATCCGTAGGCACTAA
- a CDS encoding glycosyltransferase family 4 protein: protein MRIVFVCEYYLPFLPGGAEVSTDLLARGLERAGHRVTVVTPNYGAASVEELGGVRVHRFRYWGGLRPGVGRVSTIKNANPAFYALIAFHVYRVARKEGAEIIHAHHPNVLPGAAIAALAIRRPLVFTLRDTSLVCPIGGGCLLFKTSVPRDCGLGKLLRECLRDYYPLYGRPSPQPLLYRLLMPLRWVDVRLKQTVMNRARIVGVSEGILDVYRLAGRLRRIAGEPVYTAAPEVDDSGLPEGQRAELLVRHGIPGGHIVLYAGKRSFGKGMHVFVEAARRVRRERSDVTFLAVGKGGLGGDPVRVLEAIPQDELFQLYALADIVVVPSLWPEPFSRVLLEASAHGTPCVATKVGGTPEAVVDGETGVLVPPGDPEALAQVILSLLADDARRRRLGSNARVHVREHFSLDTAVARILSVYAR from the coding sequence GTGCGCATCGTCTTCGTGTGTGAGTACTACCTGCCCTTCCTGCCGGGTGGGGCGGAGGTGAGCACAGACCTGCTGGCTAGGGGATTGGAGCGCGCGGGGCACCGGGTCACTGTGGTTACACCGAATTACGGGGCGGCTTCCGTCGAGGAGCTCGGAGGCGTCCGTGTGCACCGGTTTCGGTACTGGGGGGGCCTGAGGCCGGGCGTGGGGAGGGTCAGCACGATCAAGAATGCCAACCCGGCATTCTACGCGCTGATAGCCTTCCACGTGTACAGGGTGGCCCGGAAGGAGGGGGCTGAGATCATTCACGCCCATCATCCCAATGTTCTTCCGGGGGCGGCCATTGCCGCATTGGCAATCAGGCGCCCCCTGGTCTTCACTCTTCGCGATACGAGTCTCGTCTGCCCAATCGGTGGTGGATGTCTCTTGTTCAAGACCAGCGTTCCGCGTGATTGCGGTCTGGGGAAACTCCTTAGAGAGTGCCTGCGTGACTACTACCCCCTTTACGGCCGGCCTTCACCCCAACCATTGCTGTACCGACTCCTCATGCCCCTCCGGTGGGTGGACGTACGCCTGAAGCAAACGGTGATGAACCGTGCCCGCATCGTCGGCGTGAGCGAGGGGATTCTGGACGTCTATAGGTTGGCCGGCCGCCTCCGCCGCATTGCAGGGGAACCCGTATACACGGCAGCGCCCGAGGTTGATGATAGCGGGCTCCCCGAGGGCCAGCGTGCGGAGCTGCTTGTCCGCCATGGAATTCCCGGGGGGCACATCGTCCTCTATGCCGGTAAACGGTCGTTCGGCAAGGGGATGCATGTGTTCGTCGAGGCCGCCCGTCGCGTGCGCAGGGAGCGATCCGATGTGACGTTCCTCGCCGTCGGTAAGGGCGGGTTAGGGGGAGATCCGGTGAGGGTGTTGGAGGCGATTCCGCAGGATGAGCTCTTCCAGCTCTACGCCCTCGCCGACATCGTGGTCGTCCCTTCGCTCTGGCCTGAGCCTTTCAGCCGCGTCCTCCTGGAGGCTTCGGCCCATGGCACGCCCTGTGTGGCGACGAAGGTCGGTGGGACCCCCGAGGCCGTCGTTGATGGGGAGACCGGAGTCCTCGTCCCCCCCGGGGACCCGGAGGCTCTCGCGCAGGTCATCTTAAGTCTCCTCGCCGACGATGCCCGGAGGAGGCGACTGGGGTCGAACGCGCGTGTTCACGTGCGTGAGCACTTCAGTCTGGACACCGCGGTAGCTCGGATTCTTTCGGTCTACGCTCGGTGA
- a CDS encoding class I SAM-dependent methyltransferase, with protein sequence MWQGGRLVQYGRAPDKDYWTKLWAQVDREELLAGSREDLVLLAAFRRHLPREGRILEAGCGLGQWVQVLREEGFYIEGVDWSIATIELLRRSVPHLPVWYGDVRQLPVPDGHYQAVIALGVVEHFPEGPAAVLREFVRILAAGGVLILSVPYVSPLRRLKAAVGWYRPTLPVAQVFYQYAFRLEEMDELLAAVGLHIEAHIPYDAVLGLRTEVGIVNALYRWTCKQGRGSRSQPRGRRKRPWARILHAASRLGLMRHLAGHMMLYVARR encoded by the coding sequence GTGTGGCAAGGCGGAAGGCTGGTCCAGTACGGGCGGGCACCCGATAAGGACTACTGGACGAAGCTGTGGGCACAGGTAGATCGAGAGGAGCTGCTTGCTGGGTCAAGAGAGGACTTGGTTCTGCTCGCCGCCTTTCGCCGCCACCTGCCCCGTGAGGGGAGGATCCTGGAGGCGGGGTGCGGCCTCGGACAGTGGGTGCAGGTGCTGCGTGAGGAGGGTTTCTACATTGAAGGAGTAGATTGGAGTATTGCCACGATTGAACTGCTGCGCAGATCTGTGCCCCATCTCCCTGTGTGGTACGGCGATGTCCGGCAGCTGCCGGTGCCAGATGGGCACTATCAAGCAGTGATCGCCCTCGGTGTTGTTGAACACTTTCCCGAGGGACCGGCGGCAGTACTGCGGGAGTTCGTGCGTATCCTTGCGGCAGGCGGTGTTCTCATCCTCTCTGTCCCCTACGTCTCTCCGCTGCGGCGTCTGAAGGCCGCCGTGGGATGGTACCGGCCAACTCTCCCTGTCGCTCAGGTGTTTTACCAGTACGCATTCCGGCTCGAAGAGATGGACGAACTACTGGCGGCAGTTGGCCTTCACATAGAAGCCCACATTCCCTACGACGCTGTCCTGGGGCTCCGAACCGAGGTTGGAATTGTAAATGCCCTTTATCGTTGGACCTGCAAGCAGGGACGAGGTTCCAGGTCGCAGCCTCGCGGGCGCCGGAAAAGGCCCTGGGCTAGGATCCTCCATGCTGCTTCGCGTCTTGGGCTAATGCGGCACCTCGCCGGTCATATGATGCTTTACGTGGCGCGTCGATGA
- a CDS encoding glycosyltransferase family 4 protein, whose product MALAGQLSRFLGSYIPAYLERFAGVELFSYLNERLEDYTEDAELRARVRLHGWRGEAPTSVRALTLPFLHRGAFRRCAVLRVMQVTGALPAIMAKRAYDIPYVTTYGFRYAHFARTFTGSRLRAAVLRVLEWSSLRFADRVVVTTASLARYVSRQVAPDRIVLIPNGVDPDQFSPSARPRRLGVEARIIFVGRLVHQKNLLTLLEALALVARDHPVRLVLIGDGPLRGILEERARSASFPVEFVGVVSHDRLPEHLASADVFVLPSLIEGHPKALLEAMACAVPCVAADVEGCREVVAPEETGLLFDPRDVSDMARQIRRVLVDQALAARLGEQARASVVDRFALPRLLRLETGLLHALATGAHRG is encoded by the coding sequence TTGGCCCTCGCGGGTCAACTTTCCCGATTTCTGGGGTCCTACATCCCTGCTTACCTGGAGCGCTTCGCGGGTGTGGAACTGTTCAGCTATCTGAACGAGCGACTGGAGGACTATACAGAGGACGCGGAGCTGCGAGCACGGGTGCGCCTCCACGGGTGGAGGGGGGAGGCACCCACGAGTGTTCGGGCGCTCACCCTCCCCTTCCTCCACCGGGGGGCCTTTCGGCGCTGCGCCGTGCTGCGGGTCATGCAGGTCACCGGGGCGCTTCCTGCAATCATGGCCAAGCGGGCCTACGATATCCCCTATGTGACCACGTACGGATTCCGGTACGCGCATTTCGCCAGAACTTTCACCGGATCCCGGCTGCGCGCGGCAGTACTCCGGGTACTGGAATGGTCCTCGCTCCGTTTCGCCGACCGTGTGGTTGTGACGACGGCCAGCCTTGCGAGGTATGTCAGCCGGCAGGTTGCACCGGATCGCATTGTCCTGATACCCAACGGCGTCGACCCCGACCAGTTTAGTCCTTCGGCGAGACCCCGTCGGTTGGGTGTAGAGGCGCGGATCATATTTGTGGGCCGTCTTGTTCACCAGAAGAACCTGTTGACGCTTCTGGAGGCCCTAGCCCTCGTGGCCCGTGATCATCCGGTGCGGCTTGTGTTGATCGGCGATGGGCCTCTACGTGGAATCCTGGAGGAACGGGCAAGGAGCGCTTCCTTTCCCGTGGAGTTCGTGGGCGTCGTCTCCCACGACCGGTTGCCGGAGCATCTTGCTTCCGCAGACGTTTTCGTCCTCCCCTCGTTAATTGAGGGGCACCCCAAGGCGCTCTTGGAGGCCATGGCCTGCGCGGTACCGTGTGTGGCCGCAGACGTCGAGGGATGTCGCGAAGTAGTTGCCCCCGAGGAGACCGGTCTGCTATTCGACCCCCGGGACGTATCGGATATGGCACGTCAGATCAGGCGCGTCCTCGTTGACCAGGCGCTGGCGGCCCGGTTGGGGGAACAGGCCAGGGCCTCGGTGGTGGACCGCTTTGCCCTCCCCCGCCTCCTCCGATTGGAGACCGGACTCCTTCACGCGCTGGCCACTGGGGCGCACCGTGGCTGA
- a CDS encoding methyltransferase domain-containing protein has product MRSIRFVNTAAAGAAIRLTRWSGKSQDFVHPKHLLEADADHAWYLSVLDLSDVVLDVGCGNARHTARAAAVARLAVGLDRDSAQLQSGLHHIRRLGLSNCHLLEASAESPLPLQSNSVSVVLLLDVLEHLERRQEALREIHRVLEDNGLLLVSAPNRQTSWKRRLQAAGLCVYADRDHKIEYTLSELEDELRRAGFLIVTPPAPVVYDSPWAGLGDLVGAVSLPLYRRIVQWKREAALRKPEESTGFRIVCRKASGG; this is encoded by the coding sequence TTGAGATCCATCCGCTTCGTCAACACTGCGGCGGCGGGTGCAGCGATACGGCTGACACGCTGGTCAGGCAAATCCCAGGATTTCGTTCACCCCAAGCACCTCCTGGAGGCCGACGCTGACCATGCATGGTACCTCTCCGTCCTTGACCTCTCCGACGTCGTTCTCGACGTGGGGTGCGGAAATGCCCGGCACACCGCGCGGGCAGCCGCTGTGGCCCGTCTCGCCGTGGGTCTGGATAGGGACTCCGCCCAACTCCAGTCGGGCCTGCACCACATTCGAAGGTTGGGTCTGAGTAATTGCCATCTCCTCGAAGCCAGCGCCGAGAGTCCACTCCCGTTGCAGAGCAACAGCGTCTCCGTTGTGCTCCTCCTGGACGTCCTGGAGCACCTGGAGCGGCGGCAGGAGGCGCTGCGGGAGATCCACCGGGTGTTGGAAGACAACGGTCTGTTGCTCGTCTCCGCACCCAACCGCCAGACGTCCTGGAAACGTCGTCTCCAGGCTGCGGGCCTCTGTGTGTACGCGGACCGTGATCACAAGATCGAGTACACCCTGAGCGAGCTGGAGGACGAACTCCGCCGCGCGGGTTTCCTCATCGTGACTCCTCCGGCTCCCGTCGTTTACGACAGTCCCTGGGCTGGTTTGGGAGACCTCGTGGGGGCGGTTTCCCTTCCACTGTATAGGCGCATTGTGCAGTGGAAGCGCGAGGCGGCGCTCCGTAAACCCGAGGAGAGCACCGGCTTCCGCATCGTCTGCAGAAAGGCCTCCGGGGGCTGA